ATGGACGACATCCTGCAGAAGGTGCATGAGGCGGGCCTGACGCTGAAGGCCGGCTGCGTTGCTCCCGACACGACAGTCGTGACCGAAAAGGGAGCGGTGACCGCGAAGCGCGCCGTGGATGAGAAGCATCAGCAGATGCTGTGTTACGACCGTGACACCGGGCGTTTCGAGATGCGCGCCATTGAGGAGCACATGGTCACCCATGTGCCTCGCTCCGAGAACATCGAGATTCGCTCCAACGGGGCTTCCCTGAAGACGTCCATCAAGCACCCGGTCCTGGTTTACCGGGATGATCGTGCGGTGTACGTCCGCGCGGACGAGGTCAGGCCGGACGATGCGCTGGTCCATTACACCATGGCGTGGACGGCGGACTCCGCGACGGCCATGCAGGCTTGGTTTGCGGGAGCGCATCTGGGCGACGGTAGTGCCTACGAAAAGAGGTACGAATACAAGTCGACACGCACCGTCTGGAAGGAAAAGGCGCAGGCCGCAGGCAAGCGATTCATCTTCAAGATCCGCGCAGCCGAAAAGGAAGTGGTGGAACGCTATGCGGAATTTTTCCGCGCATTCTGCGGGTCCCGTGCTCAGGTCGTACCAACTGCCACGGAGAATGGCACACCGGTGTGGGACTACACCGTCGCCAGTTTCGAAGCGAGTGGTGCCGCAGAATTCATCGACCACCAGATCGGCAGCAAGACCGGCGCACTCCGTGTGCCGTCCTGGGTTGCCGAGAATCCGCAAACGCACTTCCTGCCGTTTCTCGCGGGTCTGATCGATACCGATGGCACGGTGTCGAAAGAGCGGGGCAGTGTCACCATTGCCACCCAGAACGTAGCGTTCGCCGAGCAGCTTCAGCAGCTTCTTGGGCTGTTTGGCGTCCATGGCGGAATCACGCTGCGTAAGCCTCGTGAGCATACCTACCGAGGCAACCCGGTCCGCGATTCCGGGGGCGCGATGCTCAAGATCTCCGATTCGGATTTCCTGGGGCAGGTTGTCGCTTTCATGGCCGATACCGGCAAGCGCAGGCGCATTGCCGAGCACGGCTCCCAGTCCGGGCAGTACGACCGCTACGTGATGCCCTATGGGCTGCGTTGTGGTCTGGAGCGGGAAGCCGGGAACATTGGGCATAAGGAGCGCCAAAACCTCGGTTTCTATCACGGCTACCATCGCCGTTCCGTGGTTAGCAGGATCTGGCTGGAACGCTGGCGAGAGCGCTTCCCGCATCTGGCCGAATGGATTGATCTGGCCCGTACGCTTCGTCCTGTGGACGAGATCAATCGGGAGCTGGATGTCGGCGAGACGTTCTATGACTTCACCGTCGAGGAGCACCACAACTACGTGGCCGGTGAAGCAGGCCTGATGGTCATCCACAACTGCGGCATCGGCTACGAATTCTCCACTTTGCGGCACAAGGGCGCCTACGTCTCCGGCGCCGGCGCCTACACCAGCGGCGCCCTGTCGTTCATGGATATCTACGACCGCATGTGCTTCACCGTCTCCAGCGCCGGCGGCCGCCGCGGCGCGCAGATGGCCACCTTCGACGTGGGCCACCCGGACGTGCTCGACTTCATCCGCGCCAAGCGCGAAGACGGCCGGCTGCGCCAGTTCAACCTGTCGCTGCTGATCACCGACGAGTTCATCGAGGCCGTACGCAACGACGCCGACTGGCCGCTGGCCTTCCCGGTGAGCCCGCGCGAAGTGGAAGTGGACGGCATCGACGTCAACGACCCCAGCGTCATCCGCTGGCGCTACTGGCCGCGCAAGGAAGGTTACGTGGTCAACGATGACGGCCTGGTCGCCTGCCGCATCGAGCGCACCGTGAAAGCGAAGCGCCTTTGGGACATGATCATGACCTCCACCTACGACTTCGCCGAACCGGGCTTCATCCTCATTGACCGCGTCAACGAGATGAACAACAACTGGTTCGACGAAGACATCCGGGCGACTAACCCCTGCGGCGAACAGCCCTTGCCGCCCTACGGCGCATGCCTCCTTGGCTCCGTGAACCTCACCAAGTTCGTGCGTGAGCCGTTCACCGAGAACGCCCACTTCGACTGGGATACCTACCGCGACGTGGTGGCCATCTTCACCCGCATGCTGGACAACGTGGTGGAGGTCAACGGCCTGCCCCTGCCCGAGCAGCAGAAGGAGATCATGCGCAAGCGCCGTCACGGCATGGGCTTCCTGGGCCTGGGCTCCACGGTGACCATGCTGCGCATGAAGTACGGCGATGCCGACTCCGTGGCCTTCACAGAGGAAGCGTCCAAGCAGATGGCCCTGCAGGGCTGGCGCACCGCCGTGGATCTGGCCGACGAGAAGGGCCCGGCGCCGATCATGGACGAGGACTTCAC
The DNA window shown above is from Aquisalimonas sp. 2447 and carries:
- a CDS encoding adenosylcobalamin-dependent ribonucleoside-diphosphate reductase — protein: MTDAAEARDLPKDVTEIAIQSASWDIWDKKYRLKAKDGRVIDETVDDTYKRVAWSLAQVEETEAKRHEWYEKFVWALRQGAIPAGRITSNAGAQEHKPATSTINCTVSGTVGDSMDDILQKVHEAGLTLKAGCVAPDTTVVTEKGAVTAKRAVDEKHQQMLCYDRDTGRFEMRAIEEHMVTHVPRSENIEIRSNGASLKTSIKHPVLVYRDDRAVYVRADEVRPDDALVHYTMAWTADSATAMQAWFAGAHLGDGSAYEKRYEYKSTRTVWKEKAQAAGKRFIFKIRAAEKEVVERYAEFFRAFCGSRAQVVPTATENGTPVWDYTVASFEASGAAEFIDHQIGSKTGALRVPSWVAENPQTHFLPFLAGLIDTDGTVSKERGSVTIATQNVAFAEQLQQLLGLFGVHGGITLRKPREHTYRGNPVRDSGGAMLKISDSDFLGQVVAFMADTGKRRRIAEHGSQSGQYDRYVMPYGLRCGLEREAGNIGHKERQNLGFYHGYHRRSVVSRIWLERWRERFPHLAEWIDLARTLRPVDEINRELDVGETFYDFTVEEHHNYVAGEAGLMVIHNCGIGYEFSTLRHKGAYVSGAGAYTSGALSFMDIYDRMCFTVSSAGGRRGAQMATFDVGHPDVLDFIRAKREDGRLRQFNLSLLITDEFIEAVRNDADWPLAFPVSPREVEVDGIDVNDPSVIRWRYWPRKEGYVVNDDGLVACRIERTVKAKRLWDMIMTSTYDFAEPGFILIDRVNEMNNNWFDEDIRATNPCGEQPLPPYGACLLGSVNLTKFVREPFTENAHFDWDTYRDVVAIFTRMLDNVVEVNGLPLPEQQKEIMRKRRHGMGFLGLGSTVTMLRMKYGDADSVAFTEEASKQMALQGWRTAVDLADEKGPAPIMDEDFTVTAEMLAKRPRMAEDGYKVGDQVKGRVLMARYSQYMEKVADADPETVDAIVEKGARFTHHSSIAPTGTISLSLANNASNGIEPSFAHHYYRNVIREGRKSKEKVDVFSFELLAYRSFIDAEGLPQAADADSAGLPDYFITADDVTPKQHVDIQGAAQKWVDSSISKTANVPTDYPYEDFKDIYLYAYEQGLKGCTTFRFNPEAFQGVLVKEEDLANTTYRFELADGTTVEAQGGDEIEYDGEMHTAANLYDALKEGYYGKF